A segment of the Deinococcus radiopugnans ATCC 19172 genome:
CGCCGAGGGCGGCACCTTTCCGGCCTGGACCGCCCCCGCTGGGCTGAAGGCGGGCCGGCGCAAGGGCCAGAACGCGGCGGCCTCGGCGGCGGCCTCACTGGACGTGCCGGTCACCGTGACCACGGCGGCCACCCTGCAACAGGTGCTGGAGTCGTGGATGGACGCCACGCCGCACGGCCGGTGACGTGTGCGCGGGCGGCTGGCCTCACGGTCCCTGACCCGGTCCCGCGCATACACTCGGTGCAGTGAGCCGTCCTGTGTCTGTCCCTCCTGCCGTGAAGGCGCCCGTTCTTGACCCGACGGTGCGTCACCTGTACGTCCATATGCCCTTTTGCCCCAGCATCTGCCCGTACTGCGACTTTCATGTGCTGACGCGCAGGAGTGGGCAGGTGGAGGCCTACTTGGAGCGGCTGGAGCAGGAGGCCGCGTGGCTGGCGTCCCAGTACGACACCCGGCTGGACACGGTGTACCTGGGCGGCGGCACCCCCAGCTTTCTGCGCGACGCCGAGATCGCGGCGCTGGTGGGCAGCATCCGACGTCACCTGGGCTGGGGCCGCCAGGAAAACACGCTGGAGATCAACCCCGGCACGGTCAGCCCGGCGCGGGCGGCGTTGTGGCGTGAGTTGGGCTTTGACCGCGCCAGCGTGGGCGTGCAGAGCCTGGACGACGCCACCCTGAAGTTCCTGGGGCGTCAGCACGACGCGGCGGGGGCGCGCGAGGCGGTCACGACGCTGATCTGCGCGGGCTTCCGCGTGTCCGGCGATCTGATCACCGCCGTGCCGGGGCAACCGCTGGAGCGCGACATTCATGGGCTGGTGGAGCTGGGCGTGGACCACATCAGCGCCTACACCCTGACCATCGAACCCGGCACCGAGTTCGCCCGGCGCGGCGTGACGGTGGGGGAGGATGATGAACGCGCGGGCTTCGAGCGCACCGAGGAACTGCTGACCGCGTACGGTTTCGCCCGCTATGAGATCAGCAACTATGCCCGCCCAGGACAGGAGTCGCGTCACAACCTCGCGTACTGGAACAACCGCACCTACCTGGGGCTGGGGCCGGGGGCAGCGGGCCATTATCCGGCCACACGGTCCCCGGCGGTGCTGGGGTCCGGGGGAGGGGAGGAGCCGCTGACCCTCAGGCGCACCAATCCCCACCTGCACACCTGGCTGACCGGCGAGCAGGGCGAGATGGAGGACATCGACGCCGAGGAATACGTGACCGACGCGCTGTTCATGGGCCTGCGGTTGCGGGCGGGGCTGGATCTGGACGAGCTTGCACAGCGCAGTGGGCTGGACGTGCGCGGGCGTTACGCGGCGGCGATTGCCGCCAACGTGCAGCGCGGCTGGCTGGAGCTGGACGGGCCGCGCCTGCGGGCCACGCCAGCGGGCTGGTGGGTGCTGAACCGCGTGGTGACGGACTTTCTGGAGGCCTGATCGCCCTTTCCAGTCCGTCCCTGTGTGTTACCGCTCCGGCGTACCGCCCACGCCCTGCTTGGCGCGTGACAGCCACTCGTACAGCACCACCTGCAGGGCGTATAGCCGGTCTGAAGGCAGCGGCAGCGTGGCGTCGAAGCGCGTTTCGGGGGCTGGGACGCTGATCACACTCACGCCCCTGGCGTCCAACTGGGCGGCGAACATCCCCGCCGCGCGGCGCGAGTGGCTGGGACTGGTCACCAGAAGAACCCGTGTCCAGTTTCTTTGTTGTGCCAGATCGCGCACGCGGGCCGCCTCATCGCGGGTGGTGGTGACGTTGCGCAGGGTCAAGACTTGTGGACCGTGTTGTGGGTACAGCTTCCGAATCTTCTCACGCTCGATGACGCTCATCTTGGGGCAGGTGGCCGAGAATAGGTCAGACTGCTCGGAAACGGTCACGACGGGCGCGTACCCGGCCCGCCACAGTTCCAGGCCCGCCAGCAGGCGCGTCTGACTGCTGGCGGCCAGCCCGCGCGTGCCGCACTGCACGCCGCCGCCCAGAATCACAATGGCGTCGGCAGTCTGCGGCCGCTGCTCCAGGCTCAGGGCATTCAGTGGTCCCCGCAGCACGGGGGTCAGCAGGCACAGGGCCAGCAGCAGCGACAGCAGTCCAGCGCCCCAGTGCAGGACGCGGCGGCCCAAGGGAAAGGCGCCGGCCAGGCCTCCAGCCACGGTCAGCAGGAGCAGCAGGCTTTCCGGGGCACGGACCTCGCCCAGAAAGGCGGCCAGCGTGCCCAGCGCCGCGCCGATGGCCGCCCCGCCCGGCACACCGCCCAACGCAGTCGGCCCGCCGGACCGGAGGCGCAGGGTGCCGCGGCCCACGCCGAGCCGGGTCAAGCCGCCCCGTGCGGCCATCGGGACTGGTGGAACGCGCCGTGCGGCACGCGCAGGGGTTTTGCTTCGTCGGGCATCGCCCTCAGTGTACGGAAGAGAGCCGCGCTCAGAGAGGGTTCCTATACTGCCCGGCATGGCCCGCCCCACTGCTCCACGAGACCCAGGTCGCCGTCTGATCCTGCCCGCCGTTCTGGTCCTGCTGGCGCTGGGACTGGCCGGACTGCTGCTGCCGCGCGTGACCCTGACCGGGGGAACCGGCCCCGCCGAGGGCAGCACCGAGGTCCGCTTCGTGCGCGAGATGATCCAGCACCACGCGCAGGCGGTGGACCTGGCCACCCGCATCCGCGAACGCGGCCGCGATCCTGCCGTCCGGACCCTGGCGCTGGACATCATGCTGTCTCAGCAGGAGCAGATCGGGCAGATGCACGGCTGGCTGACCCTGTGGAAGCGGCCCTGGGCGGGGCCGGGCATGTCCAGTGAGCACGCCCGCAGTATGGGCATGGCCACCCCGCAGCAGGTGGCCCGCCTGGAGACCCTGCCCCCCGCCCAGGCCGAGATTACCTTCCTGCAACTGATGACCCGTCACCACCAGGGAGCGCTGCTGATGGCGAGGCCCGCCCTGGGCGCGGGCGTGCGCCCCGAGGTGCAGGCGCTGGCGCGGCAGATCGAGGCCAGCCAGGGCGCCGAGATCAGAAGCATGACTGCTCTGCTTGAAGAGCGAGGGGCCAAACCGTTGCCCGCGCCGCAGATGGGCGACATGAACCACATGCGTTGATCCGTCAGGCTGGCGGCTGCGCGCAGCTCAGGCGGAGTGTCCAGCGGCGTCCGGTTGTTCGAAGCCTGTCATCTGTACACATAGGCCCCACTTCAAGCCTCCACCCCTTCCTCCTCCTCCTCGTTTTCCAGCGGGGCGAACAGACGGTCCAGATCGTGGGACGTGAGCTTTGTCGCCTCGCTCAGGCCGCCGTCCAGAATGCCGCGCGCCAGACTGGCCTTGCGGGCCTGCAACTCCAGAATGCGTTCCTCCACGCTGCCCGCCGCGATCAGCTTGTACACGAACACCGGCTTGTCCTGTCCAATCCGGTAGGCGCGGTCCGTGGCCTGATCCTCGGCGGCGGGGTTCCACCACGGGTCGTAATGGATCACCGTGTCGGCAGCGGTGAGGTTCAGGCCCACGCCCCCGGCCTTGAGAGTAATCAGGAAGACGTGCGTGTCGCCGCGCTGGAAGGCGTCGATCTGGGACTGGCGGTCCTGGGTCTGGCCGGTGATCATCGAGTACGGGATGCCCTGTGCTTTGATCCACGTTTCCAGATGGCCCAGCAGCGTGGCGAAGCCGCTGAAGATCAGCACCCGGCGGCCCTCCTCGATCATCTGCGGCAGGTTGCCCTGAAGCCAGTCGAACTTGGCGTTGCCTTCCACCTTGCGGGCGGCCTCCAGCTTGACCAGACGCGGGTCCGTGACCGCCTGCCGCAGCTTCAGCAGGGCGTCGAGGATGGCAATGGTGCTGCGGGCCAGGCCACGCGCCTGCAACTCCTCGCGCACGCGGCTTTCCATGGTCACGCGCACGGTCTCGTACAGGTCACGCTGATCGCCGTCCAGCGTCACGCGCACCGGAATCTCGGTCTTGGGCGGCAATTCGCGGGCCACGTCGCGCTTCTCGCGGCGCAGGATGAACGGGCGCACGCGGGCGGCCAGCGCGGCGCGGCGCGAGGCGTCCCCACGTTTCTCGATGGGCGTGCGGTACAGCTCACGGAAGGTCTTCTCGTCGTGCAGCAGGCCCGGCGACAGGAAATTGAACTGGGACCACAGCTCGCCCAGGTGGTTTTCCAGCGGCGTGCCGGTCAGGCACAACCGGTGCCGCGCGTCCAGGCTGCCGGCCGCCTTGGCCGCCGCCGTCTTGTTGTTCTTGATGTTCTGCGCCTCGTCCAGAATCAGCAGGTGGTACCCAAACTGCCGCAGCTCGTCCAGATCGCGCGGCAGCAGCGGGTAGGTGCTGAGGATCAGGTCATGGTCCCCAATCTCGCCGAACAGGTCGCGCCGCTCCTTACCGTGCAGGGTCAGGACCTTCAGGCCCGGCGCGAACTTGGCGGCCTCGGCCTGCCAGTTGCCGATCACGGACGTGGGGGCGATCACCAAGCTGGGCCGGTCGGCGCGGCCCGCGTTCTTCTCGGTCAGGAGGTGGGCCAACGTCTGGACCGTCTTGCCCAGGCCCATGTCGTCGGCCAGAATCCCGCCCAGCTCGTACTCGCGCAGGAATTGCAGCCACGCCAGGCCCTGCAACTGGTACGGGCGCAGTTCGGCGTTCAGGCCAGCGGGCGGCTCGACCGGCTGGATGCCGCCGAAGTCGCGCAGCTTGCGCCCCAGCTCCAGCAGACGTTCCGCTCCCACCCAGCGGGCCTTGAGGGCACCTTCCAGTTCGGCCAGTCGGGCGGCGTCCAGCAGCGGCAGGCGCAGCGGGCCAGCGGGCAGGTCACGCAGATTCAGCTCCACCAGCACGCCCAGAATCGCGCGGATTCGTCCGGCAGGCAGGGCCACGCGGCGGCCATCGCCCAGCGCGGCAAACAGGGTCTCGTCATCCTCCAGCGCGGCCAGCGCTTCGGGCGAGAACAGTTCGGGCTGGCGGGCGATCAGGTCTGCCAGCACCGGAATCAGGCTGACGCGCTCGCCGTCCACCACGATCCCGAGGTCCAGCGTGAACCAGCCGCCGAAAGAGTCGTCGGCCTCGCCGTACCAGTCGCTGATCTCGGCGAAATTCAGGGGAAAATCCGGGTGGATGTGCAGGGTAAAGCCCTGCTCCTCCAGGTCCTCGCGCCCCACGCGCATAAAGTCCATCCAGGACTCCTCGTCGCCCAGGGTCAGCAGGTCCTGCAATTCGGCGGGCACGGTGTAGTCGTCGAAGGTCTCGGCCACCGTGCTGAAACCGGCCCGGTCCAGGGCCTGCACGGCCTGCATTTCCTGGGCGCGGTCACGCGGAATGCGGGTCAGCACGCCGTCGCGGTAGACCGTGGGGTTGGGCACGTCGGTCAGCCCGCTGGCCGGGGCGTCCGGGACCAGCAGGCCGCCGTAGGCGTGCCTCAGCTCGGCCACCGCCAGGGTCTGCTGCTCCTCACGCATCATCCAGCGGTCCGGGACGAGCACGGTTCCCATGCGGCCCATCAGGTGCAGCTGCGGCGTGTAGGGCAGGGCTTCCTCGCGCACCCGGACCGTTTGCGGAATCGGCAGGCCCAGGCCTGAAGCGGTGATGGCGTGCGCCAGCGCCGTGGCCTGTGACGGCTGCAGCGTGGGGCCGGACAGAAAGCGGGCAGTCTGTTCCGGTGTGGCGTCGGCCACCACCCGCGACAGCAGGCCGGCGGCGGGCTGCACCGCCCAGGGTTTGGGGGTGGGCAGCAGCGCCGCGTCGGGCACGTCGGCAATCTCCAGCGACGGCGACTGCGCCCCCCGCTCGTCGGAGGTCCAGCTCAGGGTGCCGCGCAGTTCGGGACCGCGCGTCAGGGGACGTTCGGGCCGGTCCCAGCACAGCCGTCCGCTGTCCAGCAACGACTCGATCAGCAGGTCGCCCGCCGGATGGCTGCCGAGCGCATGCAGCTCCTCGGCGTAGCGGCCCGGTTCGCGGGCAGGGGTGGTGGCCAGGTCCAGCAACCTCAGCAGGTCCGCGTCGCGGCGCACGAAGGCGGGGGCGGTCGACAGGCTGCGCGGCACGGCGTAGGTCTCGGCGGCCCGCAGGTCAGGAACCTCGCCGCGCACCGGCAGCCGCATCAGCCGCAGCGCCACCCGCCGGGCCGCGGATGTGCCGTTGGCCGGCGGCAGCAGGCGCAACACGTAGCGCAGTTCGAACTGCCGCCCTCGCGAGGTACTGCGTCCCGGCGTGCCGAAGCCGGCCAGCCACTGCTGGGTGCGGGCGTCCAGGGCTTCCTCGGTCGGGGGCGTGGCGGCGGCGGGCGTGACGGCGGGCCGGGGGCCGTCCGGCGGGTCCGTCGCCAGCACCAGCGCGGCGACGTGGCGGCAGCGGTAGCGCCCGCAGGTGCACGACGACGCGCGCAGTTGCTGTTCCGGCGGCGGCAGCAGCTCCACCGACGCCTCGTAGGCCACGCCGTTCTCGGTCACGGTGCCCTGCGCCCGCCAGCCCGCATCGGTCCATTCGCGCCGCACGTTCTGCACGGCTTCCTGCCGCAGTGCCAGCCCCTGGGCCGCCGTATCCAGTCCGAAGCCTGGGGGCAGGCGACTGAGCTTCACGCCCTCACCTGCCGCGCAGCCCACAGGACCCTGGCACCTACCACAAAGAAAAACACGCCCTCAAGTCTAGCGCATGACGGAAAAGGGCGCAGGCGAAAGCTTCCAATGCGGACGGCGGGGAGTGCGACAGCAAAAAAACCCGAACCGCGCTGGGGCGATTCGGGAATCTGGTCAGAGTTCGGTCCAGCCTGAAGTCAGCTCAGGGGCAGACGTTTTTGGCCGTGGCGCTGTTGCGCGGGGCGGGGGCCGCCGCCGTGAAGTCCGCGCCGTTGTTGTTGGTGTCGGTGCAGCCGCCCGCCGCACGCAGGGCCGCCGTCGTGCTGCTCAGCGCGGGTGTCGAGGCACCGCCCTCGACCTCATTGGCCGCACCGTAGCCCACGAAGTCCAGAACGTCCGTGTCGCTCAGGCCAGTGGCGCCCTCGATGTTGCCGACGAGGGCGACTTTGCCGTCACTGCCCGAGAGGGCCAGCGTACCGGTGGCGTCGGGCGTGGGCAGCTCCGCCTTACCAGCCGCGCCCTTGGCGAGTTCGATCAGGTAGTACGCTCCCGGCTCGATGGTGGCCGTGGGCAGCGCAAAGACATTCGTGAACGCGCCGGTCTTGGAGGCGTACTGCAAGCTCTTGCCCGCTGTGCTAACGGCCACCTTCCCGGCGTTGAACAGTTCAACGAAGTCGTTCTTGAAT
Coding sequences within it:
- the hemW gene encoding radical SAM family heme chaperone HemW; translation: MPFCPSICPYCDFHVLTRRSGQVEAYLERLEQEAAWLASQYDTRLDTVYLGGGTPSFLRDAEIAALVGSIRRHLGWGRQENTLEINPGTVSPARAALWRELGFDRASVGVQSLDDATLKFLGRQHDAAGAREAVTTLICAGFRVSGDLITAVPGQPLERDIHGLVELGVDHISAYTLTIEPGTEFARRGVTVGEDDERAGFERTEELLTAYGFARYEISNYARPGQESRHNLAYWNNRTYLGLGPGAAGHYPATRSPAVLGSGGGEEPLTLRRTNPHLHTWLTGEQGEMEDIDAEEYVTDALFMGLRLRAGLDLDELAQRSGLDVRGRYAAAIAANVQRGWLELDGPRLRATPAGWWVLNRVVTDFLEA
- a CDS encoding lamin tail domain-containing protein → MVISQIYGGGGNGKDDTEAPFKNDFVELFNAGKVAVSTAGKSLQYASKTGAFTNVFALPTATIEPGAYYLIELAKGAAGKAELPTPDATGTLALSGSDGKVALVGNIEGATGLSDTDVLDFVGYGAANEVEGGASTPALSSTTAALRAAGGCTDTNNNGADFTAAAPAPRNSATAKNVCP
- a CDS encoding YdcF family protein; the encoded protein is MTRLGVGRGTLRLRSGGPTALGGVPGGAAIGAALGTLAAFLGEVRAPESLLLLLTVAGGLAGAFPLGRRVLHWGAGLLSLLLALCLLTPVLRGPLNALSLEQRPQTADAIVILGGGVQCGTRGLAASSQTRLLAGLELWRAGYAPVVTVSEQSDLFSATCPKMSVIEREKIRKLYPQHGPQVLTLRNVTTTRDEAARVRDLAQQRNWTRVLLVTSPSHSRRAAGMFAAQLDARGVSVISVPAPETRFDATLPLPSDRLYALQVVLYEWLSRAKQGVGGTPER
- a CDS encoding DUF305 domain-containing protein, with protein sequence MARPTAPRDPGRRLILPAVLVLLALGLAGLLLPRVTLTGGTGPAEGSTEVRFVREMIQHHAQAVDLATRIRERGRDPAVRTLALDIMLSQQEQIGQMHGWLTLWKRPWAGPGMSSEHARSMGMATPQQVARLETLPPAQAEITFLQLMTRHHQGALLMARPALGAGVRPEVQALARQIEASQGAEIRSMTALLEERGAKPLPAPQMGDMNHMR
- a CDS encoding DEAD/DEAH box helicase, with product MKLSRLPPGFGLDTAAQGLALRQEAVQNVRREWTDAGWRAQGTVTENGVAYEASVELLPPPEQQLRASSCTCGRYRCRHVAALVLATDPPDGPRPAVTPAAATPPTEEALDARTQQWLAGFGTPGRSTSRGRQFELRYVLRLLPPANGTSAARRVALRLMRLPVRGEVPDLRAAETYAVPRSLSTAPAFVRRDADLLRLLDLATTPAREPGRYAEELHALGSHPAGDLLIESLLDSGRLCWDRPERPLTRGPELRGTLSWTSDERGAQSPSLEIADVPDAALLPTPKPWAVQPAAGLLSRVVADATPEQTARFLSGPTLQPSQATALAHAITASGLGLPIPQTVRVREEALPYTPQLHLMGRMGTVLVPDRWMMREEQQTLAVAELRHAYGGLLVPDAPASGLTDVPNPTVYRDGVLTRIPRDRAQEMQAVQALDRAGFSTVAETFDDYTVPAELQDLLTLGDEESWMDFMRVGREDLEEQGFTLHIHPDFPLNFAEISDWYGEADDSFGGWFTLDLGIVVDGERVSLIPVLADLIARQPELFSPEALAALEDDETLFAALGDGRRVALPAGRIRAILGVLVELNLRDLPAGPLRLPLLDAARLAELEGALKARWVGAERLLELGRKLRDFGGIQPVEPPAGLNAELRPYQLQGLAWLQFLREYELGGILADDMGLGKTVQTLAHLLTEKNAGRADRPSLVIAPTSVIGNWQAEAAKFAPGLKVLTLHGKERRDLFGEIGDHDLILSTYPLLPRDLDELRQFGYHLLILDEAQNIKNNKTAAAKAAGSLDARHRLCLTGTPLENHLGELWSQFNFLSPGLLHDEKTFRELYRTPIEKRGDASRRAALAARVRPFILRREKRDVARELPPKTEIPVRVTLDGDQRDLYETVRVTMESRVREELQARGLARSTIAILDALLKLRQAVTDPRLVKLEAARKVEGNAKFDWLQGNLPQMIEEGRRVLIFSGFATLLGHLETWIKAQGIPYSMITGQTQDRQSQIDAFQRGDTHVFLITLKAGGVGLNLTAADTVIHYDPWWNPAAEDQATDRAYRIGQDKPVFVYKLIAAGSVEERILELQARKASLARGILDGGLSEATKLTSHDLDRLFAPLENEEEEEGVEA